One region of Rhizobium sp. WYJ-E13 genomic DNA includes:
- a CDS encoding SDR family oxidoreductase translates to MNINADPSEFTGKRVLVSGGTKGLGRATVERFLAGGARVITAARTIKDQIEGVDYIQADLTTAKGGETLAKAALERLGGIDILAHVIGGSAMPPGGFVALTDDLWLSELNLNLLATVRLDRLLIPQMIERGNGAVVHVTSTQSRLPLPESTTAYAAAKGALRTYSKSISKELGPKGIRVNNVCPGWIMTEGAVDLVKGMQASNGGTYEEARQAVMAWIGGIPIGRGAEPSEVADLIAYLASDRAAAIHGAEFVIDGGTIRTV, encoded by the coding sequence ATGAACATCAATGCAGATCCATCCGAGTTCACCGGCAAGCGCGTGCTTGTCAGCGGCGGCACAAAAGGCCTGGGCCGCGCAACGGTCGAGCGTTTCTTGGCCGGCGGTGCGCGTGTTATCACTGCCGCCCGAACGATCAAGGATCAGATAGAGGGCGTTGATTACATTCAGGCAGACCTAACCACGGCGAAGGGCGGCGAAACGCTGGCCAAGGCGGCGCTTGAGCGCCTCGGGGGTATCGATATCCTCGCCCATGTCATCGGTGGCTCGGCAATGCCGCCCGGCGGCTTTGTCGCGCTCACGGATGACCTGTGGCTTTCGGAGTTGAACCTGAACCTTCTCGCGACGGTTCGCCTTGATCGGCTCCTGATCCCTCAGATGATCGAGCGAGGCAATGGCGCAGTGGTTCACGTGACCTCGACCCAATCGAGGCTGCCTCTGCCCGAGTCCACCACCGCCTATGCCGCGGCCAAGGGAGCGCTCAGGACCTACAGCAAATCGATTTCGAAAGAACTGGGTCCAAAGGGTATCCGGGTCAACAACGTCTGCCCTGGCTGGATCATGACCGAGGGCGCCGTCGATCTCGTGAAAGGCATGCAGGCCAGCAATGGCGGCACGTATGAGGAAGCACGGCAAGCGGTCATGGCATGGATAGGTGGTATCCCGATCGGACGTGGAGCGGAGCCGTCTGAGGTCGCCGACCTCATCGCCTACCTTGCCTCCGACCGCGCTGCTGCGATCCATGGCGCCGAGTTCGTCATCGATGGCGGCACGATCAGGACCGTATAG
- a CDS encoding nuclear transport factor 2 family protein — translation MSLNLPKPIADYVEANARLDIDGMMKPFLHDAVFIDNGKRYEGTAQIRKLLAEEAIAVKAIFEPDTVRGEDGDVVLEGPAHGDFPGSPIRFTYRFELANNAIKTLETTV, via the coding sequence ATGTCACTGAACTTACCCAAGCCCATTGCAGATTATGTCGAGGCGAATGCCCGCCTCGATATCGACGGCATGATGAAGCCGTTCCTGCATGATGCCGTCTTCATCGACAACGGCAAGCGCTACGAGGGAACGGCGCAGATCCGCAAGCTACTTGCGGAGGAAGCCATCGCGGTCAAGGCGATCTTCGAGCCCGATACTGTTCGCGGCGAAGACGGCGATGTCGTGCTCGAAGGTCCCGCCCATGGAGACTTTCCCGGCAGCCCGATCCGCTTCACCTATCGCTTTGAGCTGGCCAACAACGCCATCAAGACCCTGGAGACGACAGTATGA
- a CDS encoding SbmA/BacA-like family transporter, with amino-acid sequence MALLWRQFITRRAVALYLANGTYYRLGVSGQLTNPDQRIADDVRAFTITTLSFVVMVFNGTLTILAFSGLLWSISPLLFVVAVLYAACGSCLTFLMGRPLINLNYDLLDKEADFRSSLIHLRENAEPILLARAEERQNILLSHRLEALAANFAGLPR; translated from the coding sequence CTGGCACTTCTTTGGCGTCAATTCATAACCCGTCGCGCGGTCGCACTTTATCTGGCCAACGGTACCTATTACCGGCTGGGCGTCTCGGGGCAACTTACCAACCCGGACCAGCGGATCGCGGATGACGTACGCGCGTTCACCATCACGACGCTCTCCTTCGTCGTGATGGTTTTTAACGGCACTCTCACGATATTGGCCTTCTCTGGCCTGCTGTGGTCGATCAGCCCTTTGCTGTTTGTCGTCGCAGTTCTCTATGCGGCATGCGGCTCTTGCCTGACGTTTCTCATGGGGCGGCCGCTGATCAATCTGAATTACGATCTACTCGATAAGGAGGCCGATTTCCGCTCCAGCCTCATTCATCTACGGGAGAACGCCGAGCCAATCCTCTTGGCACGCGCCGAGGAGCGGCAGAACATCCTCTTGTCGCATCGACTTGAGGCTTTGGCCGCCAATTTCGCTGGATTACCGCGGTGA
- a CDS encoding DUF2282 domain-containing protein, translated as MSNRMLSTFVIGAFASAVGALATSPASAEEFTAAQKKIQAEHTALVKSGKVEPCFGTALKGQNDCYAGAGTTCAGTSTVDYQGNAFKLVPKGTCTTMSTPNGAGSLTPKA; from the coding sequence ATGTCCAATCGTATGCTCTCGACGTTCGTCATCGGTGCCTTCGCAAGCGCAGTCGGTGCGCTCGCCACTTCTCCTGCAAGCGCGGAAGAATTCACCGCCGCTCAGAAGAAAATCCAGGCGGAACATACCGCACTCGTGAAGTCCGGCAAGGTGGAGCCATGCTTCGGCACGGCACTGAAGGGCCAGAACGATTGCTACGCCGGTGCCGGCACGACCTGCGCAGGAACAAGCACGGTGGATTATCAGGGCAACGCTTTCAAGCTCGTGCCGAAGGGCACCTGCACGACGATGTCCACGCCGAACGGCGCAGGCAGCCTCACTCCCAAGGCATGA
- a CDS encoding putative quinol monooxygenase: MSNVAGVIPFKAKPGRGEDVARLIANALPHVEQEPGTLTWLVLRSEADPDLVFVVDLFANTASRTAHLSGEAAKQIFATVPPHLAEPPVVHAATITASKT; this comes from the coding sequence GTGAGCAATGTTGCCGGGGTGATACCCTTCAAGGCAAAGCCCGGACGGGGTGAGGATGTCGCGAGGCTGATCGCAAACGCGCTGCCTCACGTCGAGCAAGAGCCCGGCACATTGACGTGGCTGGTCCTGCGTTCGGAGGCCGATCCGGATCTCGTGTTCGTTGTCGATCTGTTCGCGAACACGGCAAGCCGAACCGCTCACCTGAGCGGCGAGGCAGCCAAACAAATCTTCGCGACCGTTCCGCCGCATTTGGCCGAGCCGCCGGTTGTTCACGCGGCGACGATAACTGCTTCGAAAACCTAG
- a CDS encoding SH3 domain-containing protein produces the protein MPTTDDIRWFKQQFAGQIKDVVAGTPFDVEMPTSIARQETGYIWSALRKKGVPLERIVALCVGDTIDYKSPDKGRQVFPLNKADLLSKPRGSAMFAIARAALEDMVAYVPGYEGAVANPDKFCHGYGVFQRDLQFFLDDPDYFLDRSYENFADTLVHCLAELQRGLSKVGLKGASSITDYQFACVAIAYNRGKFNPNKGLKQGYFDGYKYYGEYVAEYLASARSVAAAAQIHVGRYVVIARDGLRLRGGPGTEYEALKTLPTDTRLDVVDASDGPWVQVDLEGDGLLDGYGHSAFLAREETGEHVLEPA, from the coding sequence ATGCCGACGACGGATGATATCCGGTGGTTCAAGCAGCAATTTGCAGGTCAGATTAAGGACGTCGTCGCCGGCACACCTTTTGATGTCGAAATGCCCACGTCGATCGCACGCCAGGAGACGGGCTACATCTGGTCGGCACTGCGAAAAAAGGGCGTCCCTTTGGAGCGCATCGTGGCGCTATGCGTTGGGGATACAATCGACTACAAAAGCCCGGATAAGGGCCGGCAAGTATTTCCGCTTAATAAGGCAGACTTGCTCTCCAAGCCCCGAGGCAGTGCGATGTTCGCGATCGCACGCGCAGCGCTTGAAGATATGGTCGCTTATGTGCCGGGATACGAAGGAGCCGTCGCCAATCCGGATAAGTTCTGCCACGGATATGGTGTTTTCCAACGGGACCTCCAGTTTTTCCTTGATGATCCTGATTATTTTCTCGATCGAAGCTATGAGAACTTCGCTGATACCCTCGTCCATTGCCTCGCCGAGTTGCAGCGGGGGCTGAGCAAAGTCGGTCTCAAAGGCGCGTCTTCTATCACCGACTATCAATTCGCATGTGTCGCGATCGCTTACAACAGAGGCAAGTTCAATCCGAATAAGGGTCTTAAGCAAGGCTATTTCGACGGGTATAAGTATTACGGGGAGTACGTCGCCGAATACCTTGCGTCGGCCCGGTCTGTCGCCGCGGCTGCTCAGATCCACGTCGGGCGATATGTTGTGATCGCACGCGATGGTTTGCGCCTGCGCGGCGGCCCCGGAACAGAGTACGAGGCTTTGAAGACGCTTCCTACCGACACTAGGCTGGACGTCGTTGATGCAAGCGACGGCCCATGGGTGCAGGTCGATTTGGAAGGTGACGGCCTGCTCGATGGCTATGGCCACTCGGCATTCCTCGCCCGGGAGGAAACGGGGGAACATGTCCTCGAACCTGCTTGA
- a CDS encoding ABC transporter permease, with protein sequence MAFRREFDRFYRTPFLIFVTVGLPLLLMGLLGIVFSAGLATRLPIAVLDLDGSDLSRTIVRTVDATPDTAVAFRVADLSEGRKLILSGKMHGLLYLPEHLERDVFAGRRPEVVFFYNIQTLTIGNLTLRGVSAAVPSVEAGIRLQLRTAEGEPVDAARADLVPVPVQANPLFNPTLNYAHFLLAALLPAVLQVIIVTTMAYTVGRDAATPHRFRVMRRLGGGLWPAIAGKILPYTLLFLVVLGISDAVLFSVFEMPLRGSRYILLLAAVLFILATQLIGTLLALVLRPAASAISVGTLIFAPSFGYMGIGFPRLGMNDFAYQWGKLIPGTWYLMARIDQTIRGTPVDLSWWPIASLGIFVIVFGSLVALRLIALRASPRRERVKDTMHREATT encoded by the coding sequence TTGGCGTTCAGACGGGAGTTCGACCGGTTCTACCGAACGCCTTTCCTGATCTTTGTGACCGTTGGTCTGCCTCTGCTGCTGATGGGACTGCTCGGCATCGTCTTCAGCGCCGGGCTCGCCACGCGGCTTCCCATTGCCGTTCTCGATCTGGATGGGAGCGACCTGTCGCGCACCATCGTCCGCACCGTGGATGCGACGCCAGACACTGCCGTGGCGTTCCGGGTGGCGGATCTTTCCGAAGGCCGCAAGCTCATCCTGAGCGGCAAGATGCATGGGCTGCTGTACCTGCCGGAGCATCTCGAGCGGGATGTCTTCGCGGGGCGGCGCCCCGAAGTCGTCTTCTTCTACAACATCCAGACGCTGACCATCGGCAACCTCACGCTTCGCGGCGTCAGCGCGGCGGTCCCCTCCGTCGAGGCCGGCATCCGCCTTCAGCTGCGCACCGCCGAGGGCGAGCCCGTCGATGCCGCCCGCGCCGACCTTGTGCCGGTGCCGGTCCAGGCAAATCCGCTGTTCAACCCGACGCTGAACTACGCCCACTTCCTTCTCGCGGCGCTGCTGCCCGCCGTTCTGCAGGTGATCATCGTGACGACCATGGCCTATACCGTCGGCCGCGATGCCGCCACACCCCACCGCTTCCGGGTAATGCGGCGCCTTGGGGGCGGGCTGTGGCCGGCGATCGCAGGCAAGATTCTGCCCTACACCCTGCTCTTCCTGGTCGTCCTCGGGATTTCCGACGCCGTGCTCTTCAGCGTCTTCGAAATGCCTCTGCGAGGAAGCCGCTACATCCTGCTTCTCGCGGCGGTGCTCTTCATTCTTGCGACGCAGCTGATCGGCACCCTGCTCGCGCTCGTTCTTCGCCCCGCAGCAAGCGCCATCAGCGTCGGCACGCTGATCTTTGCACCGTCCTTCGGCTATATGGGCATCGGCTTTCCGCGCCTCGGCATGAACGATTTCGCCTATCAATGGGGAAAGCTCATTCCGGGCACCTGGTATCTGATGGCGCGCATCGACCAGACGATACGGGGCACGCCCGTGGACCTTTCCTGGTGGCCGATCGCTTCCCTCGGCATCTTCGTGATCGTGTTTGGAAGCCTTGTGGCGCTCAGGCTCATCGCATTGCGGGCAAGCCCTCGTCGGGAACGCGTGAAAGATACCATGCACCGGGAGGCGACGACGTGA
- a CDS encoding ABC transporter permease codes for MRALLIMFRTELLRILSIKPALAALVIGPLIYALYYPQPYRNEALRDVPIALVDLDGTDSSRQFARRLDASSDVAIAAVLPDEKSAEREVYARSLYGILVIPQHFERDLLHGRQSPVALYGDASYFLIYQRISGTVTAVARAFGAEVETARLIGMRVDPVIAAAASDPMPLTAVALFNPQGGYATYILPAALALILQQTLLMGVGLLGTIGGQPAASSRTSPSSGSISTVIGKMLAYLVVEAAVLPFYLIVLPYLYGIPRLGSLWTVMVFSIPFVLSVSALGLVIARLFRDPVVVQLVGGALGLPFIFLAGFTWPIEAVPDPLRTIALLLPSSTAIAGIVEVSQLGASLPDVRQAFLDLWALAGVYALIAIVLEKAR; via the coding sequence GTGAGAGCTCTCCTCATCATGTTTCGCACAGAGCTGCTGCGGATCCTGTCCATCAAGCCGGCGCTGGCCGCGCTCGTCATTGGTCCGCTGATCTACGCGCTCTACTATCCCCAACCCTATCGCAACGAGGCCCTTCGCGATGTGCCGATCGCGCTGGTCGACCTCGACGGAACGGACAGCAGCAGGCAGTTCGCCCGCCGGCTCGACGCCTCCAGCGATGTCGCGATCGCCGCGGTCCTGCCCGACGAGAAGAGCGCCGAGCGCGAAGTCTATGCCCGCAGCCTCTATGGCATCCTCGTCATACCGCAGCATTTCGAGCGCGACCTGCTGCACGGGCGCCAGTCACCCGTCGCCTTGTACGGCGATGCGAGCTATTTCCTCATCTATCAGCGGATATCGGGGACCGTGACGGCGGTGGCCCGAGCATTCGGTGCCGAGGTGGAGACGGCGCGGCTGATCGGAATGAGGGTCGATCCGGTCATCGCAGCCGCAGCGTCCGATCCGATGCCGCTGACCGCGGTAGCGCTATTCAATCCGCAGGGTGGCTACGCGACCTACATCCTGCCTGCCGCACTGGCGCTGATCTTGCAGCAGACATTGCTGATGGGCGTCGGGCTGCTCGGAACGATCGGGGGGCAACCCGCCGCGTCAAGCCGGACATCCCCCTCATCCGGTTCCATATCGACGGTCATCGGCAAGATGCTGGCCTATCTCGTTGTGGAAGCGGCGGTTCTGCCCTTCTACCTGATCGTGCTGCCCTATCTGTACGGCATTCCACGGCTCGGATCGCTCTGGACGGTTATGGTCTTTTCAATCCCTTTCGTTCTGTCCGTGTCCGCGCTCGGCCTGGTCATCGCGAGGCTCTTCCGGGACCCTGTCGTGGTGCAGCTCGTCGGCGGTGCCCTCGGCCTGCCCTTCATCTTTCTAGCCGGCTTCACATGGCCGATCGAGGCCGTGCCCGATCCGCTCAGAACGATCGCGCTGCTGCTGCCAAGCTCGACCGCAATTGCCGGGATCGTCGAGGTTTCGCAGCTGGGTGCGTCGCTGCCGGATGTCAGGCAGGCTTTTCTGGACCTCTGGGCGCTTGCGGGTGTCTACGCGCTGATTGCCATTGTGCTGGAAAAAGCCCGGTAA
- a CDS encoding N-acetylmuramoyl-L-alanine amidase: MRIDEAYTHLNIIRDYIPEGNSNRPGTKLSPSMITIHNTDNDQPGANAAAHAKYQKGADARARQVSWHFTVDDGPVYQSLPTNEVGWHAGSHTGNASSIGIEICMNPELDTQVAYDCAALLTAVLAYQNRIAVPKGIVQHHYWTGKNCPRVLRERTGGWEAFLTKVTQYARDLKDIAAPDLVVADDHHEHGGSNASQGSFASNDQVVIASGGLRLRSGPGTEFDVTSSLPFGARVAVLSRIGDWAQVDATSDGGADGFVHASFLRPV, encoded by the coding sequence ATGAGAATAGATGAGGCTTATACCCATTTGAACATTATCAGGGACTATATCCCTGAAGGCAACTCGAACAGGCCCGGTACTAAGCTTTCGCCGAGCATGATCACAATTCATAACACAGACAACGATCAGCCGGGGGCTAATGCGGCAGCGCACGCTAAGTATCAGAAAGGTGCGGACGCCAGGGCACGCCAGGTCTCCTGGCACTTCACTGTCGATGATGGACCGGTTTACCAGAGTTTGCCAACTAATGAGGTCGGCTGGCATGCAGGATCTCACACTGGTAACGCGTCCAGTATAGGCATCGAGATTTGCATGAACCCTGAACTCGACACGCAGGTCGCCTATGACTGCGCCGCTCTTTTGACGGCGGTTCTCGCGTATCAAAATCGCATCGCTGTGCCTAAGGGGATCGTTCAGCATCATTATTGGACCGGCAAAAATTGCCCCCGCGTGTTGCGAGAGCGGACCGGGGGCTGGGAAGCCTTTCTTACAAAGGTGACTCAGTATGCACGGGACCTAAAAGACATTGCCGCGCCTGACCTAGTTGTTGCAGACGACCATCACGAACACGGAGGAAGCAATGCTTCACAAGGAAGCTTTGCGAGCAACGATCAGGTGGTGATTGCAAGCGGTGGCCTCCGCCTGCGCAGCGGTCCGGGAACGGAGTTTGACGTTACATCGTCACTTCCATTCGGTGCTAGAGTTGCCGTTCTTTCTCGGATCGGAGACTGGGCTCAAGTTGATGCAACGAGTGACGGTGGCGCGGATGGGTTCGTGCACGCATCATTCCTCCGACCCGTTTAA
- a CDS encoding SIR2 family protein: MRSIFEPFERNEAYNNLRDQLASAHPPLALVGSGASLNSAYPSWTALMEELEAEAGPKAQIPKRKEALKGDPAWEAEVHARAIGAKRFSQYMKDRFSPNGSPVEPHPTIASLPFKHFLTTNYDPCIELCLRSRGEQANVVRWEDAVALSAFLIGLSRSDTPRSVVYLHGRYDVPQHAVLTESSYVDRYIKSDDARRKLLAIFMTHPVVFIGFSMSDPDFANLMREVTARLKTTPPCHYAILGYGSEEEREVYRERMRGKFGIEPIFYSYARDEGDPYAHLVHLLQALSPMPSKSTPSPMSAAERSRDIDPGDPNKGQFGGKAEANGRRLRVVRRPGGINRQTLMLDLIVDQTDAKALEGDVTFYLHPTFAEPVQLVRANNGRATLKDCHAYGAFTVGISADRGKTKLELDLATDEKLPEWFRRR; the protein is encoded by the coding sequence ATGCGTTCGATATTTGAGCCGTTTGAGCGTAACGAAGCCTACAATAATCTTCGCGACCAACTCGCAAGTGCTCACCCACCGTTGGCGCTTGTTGGCTCAGGCGCTAGTTTAAATTCCGCATACCCCAGTTGGACTGCACTGATGGAGGAACTCGAAGCTGAAGCCGGGCCGAAAGCGCAAATCCCAAAACGCAAAGAAGCTCTAAAGGGCGACCCTGCTTGGGAAGCCGAGGTTCACGCCAGAGCTATAGGAGCGAAACGCTTTAGTCAGTATATGAAAGATCGCTTCAGCCCCAACGGATCACCCGTGGAGCCGCACCCAACAATCGCTTCACTGCCGTTCAAGCATTTCTTGACAACAAACTATGATCCTTGCATCGAACTCTGCCTTCGGAGTCGAGGCGAGCAAGCGAACGTCGTCCGGTGGGAGGATGCTGTTGCGCTGTCGGCCTTCCTGATTGGTCTGTCTCGATCCGATACTCCACGAAGCGTCGTCTACCTTCACGGTCGCTATGATGTTCCTCAGCATGCAGTCCTAACGGAGAGCTCTTACGTCGATCGCTACATAAAAAGCGACGATGCGCGGAGGAAGCTGCTCGCGATTTTCATGACGCACCCGGTGGTATTCATCGGGTTTTCCATGAGCGATCCCGACTTTGCGAATCTAATGAGAGAGGTGACGGCTCGCCTGAAAACTACTCCACCCTGCCACTACGCAATCCTCGGCTACGGATCGGAGGAGGAAAGAGAAGTATATCGCGAGCGCATGCGCGGAAAGTTCGGGATTGAGCCGATTTTCTACAGTTATGCTAGGGATGAAGGAGACCCATACGCCCACTTGGTCCACCTGCTTCAAGCCCTATCGCCGATGCCATCAAAGTCCACGCCATCTCCCATGAGCGCTGCGGAACGCAGCAGGGACATAGATCCAGGGGACCCAAACAAGGGCCAATTCGGCGGCAAGGCGGAGGCAAACGGACGGCGCTTGAGGGTGGTTCGGAGACCTGGGGGGATTAACCGCCAGACATTGATGTTGGATCTGATTGTTGATCAAACCGATGCCAAAGCGCTTGAGGGGGACGTTACGTTCTATCTGCATCCGACCTTCGCAGAACCTGTCCAACTGGTCCGCGCAAATAACGGCAGGGCGACTCTGAAGGACTGCCATGCCTATGGCGCGTTCACAGTGGGAATCAGTGCGGATCGAGGAAAGACGAAACTTGAACTGGACCTCGCGACCGACGAAAAACTGCCTGAATGGTTCAGGCGTCGCTAA
- a CDS encoding SbmA/BacA-like family transporter: MNRNVGFFTTGYNWLIQIIPALIIAPAFISGEIEFSVITQSGAAFAMLVGAFSLIVTQYQSISTFAAVVARLNSLPEAIERSQTIAEPAIEFVEREGSLAYDRLALLSSNGAPLLKELSVTIPVGTLVLLTGPSHAAGTALFRATAGIPTPSTRYDRYSSILRTRMKIRTREFSTSCASSISNGS; encoded by the coding sequence GTGAATCGCAATGTGGGATTTTTCACCACCGGCTACAATTGGCTGATCCAGATCATTCCGGCCCTGATCATCGCTCCCGCCTTCATAAGTGGAGAAATCGAGTTTAGTGTGATCACCCAGTCTGGCGCTGCCTTTGCGATGCTCGTTGGCGCTTTTTCATTGATCGTCACCCAGTATCAATCGATCTCGACATTCGCCGCAGTGGTCGCCCGGCTCAACTCCTTACCGGAGGCAATTGAAAGATCGCAAACAATCGCGGAGCCAGCCATCGAGTTTGTCGAACGAGAAGGGTCTTTGGCCTATGACCGTTTAGCCTTGCTGTCATCGAACGGCGCCCCCCTATTGAAGGAGCTGTCGGTAACGATCCCGGTCGGGACCCTCGTCTTGCTAACCGGACCTAGTCACGCTGCGGGGACGGCTTTGTTCAGAGCGACAGCGGGCATTCCGACGCCGAGCACACGTTACGACAGATACTCGAGCATTCTGAGAACCCGGATGAAAATTCGGACGAGAGAATTTTCCACGTCATGCGCGAGCTCGATCTCGAACGGCTCGTGA
- a CDS encoding adenylate/guanylate cyclase domain-containing protein, which yields MDSPFDRTGLRQHVDNNVVSAFEQAIRAAPDVRLNRMNPLKFAAEHGLDLTETISGFLHATQRGIFELSWNVVCSTCGGVLHAAGSLRDVSCETYACALCVWDCEPNLDETVEVTFTVDARIRNIGAHHPDRLPLWQYTRECFWSSGSDLPDNLEPFARNAALAAFEVSSGSSVERFLELHEGTAVLFDPVTHSSRFLEVEGSDTAAMQEVAFSVHGSRGVFETVRVRPGTVKLDVQNLTSERILPILWEVGPALKEMVSRRVPVLTASRLMSSQAFRDLYGSSVLDVNQHFKITRLSFLFIDLKESTQLYGRVGDLAAYDFVRAYFRVVGQIVESEGGAVVKTIGDAVMATFPAPLQGIRAAVAMKKALQELSVARGAREQSARIGIHCGPCLAVVMNDRQDYFGQTVNMASRLQGIASDRILATEAVMEDDDVRAYIDGSGLVTEGFTEKLRGIEPEQAVFAIRA from the coding sequence ATGGACAGCCCGTTCGATAGAACTGGTCTGCGACAGCACGTTGATAACAATGTCGTCTCTGCATTTGAGCAAGCTATCCGTGCCGCGCCCGATGTACGATTAAATCGAATGAATCCGCTGAAGTTCGCCGCAGAGCACGGGCTCGATCTAACCGAGACCATTTCGGGATTTCTGCACGCAACGCAGCGCGGGATATTTGAGCTGTCGTGGAATGTGGTCTGCAGCACCTGCGGCGGTGTCCTTCATGCCGCAGGCTCCCTTCGGGACGTCAGTTGCGAGACCTATGCCTGTGCCCTTTGCGTCTGGGATTGTGAGCCGAACCTCGACGAGACCGTGGAGGTGACTTTTACCGTCGATGCCCGAATCCGGAATATCGGCGCTCACCATCCGGATAGGCTCCCCTTGTGGCAATATACCAGAGAATGTTTCTGGAGCTCCGGCAGCGACCTTCCTGATAACCTGGAGCCGTTCGCCAGAAATGCTGCCCTCGCCGCGTTCGAAGTGTCATCGGGATCGAGCGTGGAGCGCTTCCTGGAGCTTCACGAGGGTACCGCCGTGCTCTTCGACCCCGTCACGCACAGTTCGCGGTTTCTGGAGGTCGAAGGCAGCGACACGGCGGCGATGCAAGAGGTCGCGTTTTCGGTTCACGGCAGCCGCGGAGTGTTCGAGACGGTTCGCGTCAGGCCCGGAACGGTGAAGCTTGACGTGCAAAACCTGACGTCCGAACGAATCCTGCCGATCCTCTGGGAGGTTGGACCGGCGCTGAAGGAAATGGTCTCGCGGCGCGTGCCGGTCCTGACCGCGAGCCGGCTGATGTCGAGTCAGGCCTTTCGCGATCTCTACGGATCCAGCGTGCTGGATGTCAATCAGCACTTCAAGATCACCAGGTTGAGCTTCCTGTTTATCGATCTCAAGGAGTCCACGCAGCTTTATGGCCGGGTCGGTGATCTTGCCGCATACGACTTCGTACGCGCCTATTTTCGCGTCGTCGGCCAGATCGTCGAAAGCGAAGGCGGGGCAGTGGTAAAGACGATCGGCGACGCCGTCATGGCCACCTTCCCTGCCCCGCTGCAGGGAATTCGTGCCGCGGTCGCAATGAAGAAAGCACTGCAGGAGTTGAGTGTTGCGCGCGGCGCCCGCGAGCAGTCGGCCCGGATCGGTATCCATTGCGGGCCTTGCCTGGCTGTCGTGATGAACGACCGGCAGGACTACTTCGGCCAGACGGTCAACATGGCTTCCCGCCTGCAGGGCATCGCATCCGACCGAATACTTGCGACGGAAGCGGTGATGGAGGATGACGACGTTCGGGCATACATCGACGGATCCGGGCTCGTCACGGAAGGATTCACGGAGAAGCTTCGGGGGATCGAACCCGAACAGGCGGTTTTCGCAATCCGAGCCTGA
- a CDS encoding HlyD family secretion protein, with product MKKAVRALVGICVLAALGVLLWFATRPPPLVVQGEVSANRVDISPRVGGRVAKLNLEVGDMVKQGDVIATLESPQLMASMHMAEAALAVSEADLVRVNSTRPETIDAAKAELAAANADVVLYQEESARQARLISTGASSQALVDQASRNLDAAIRKKESADANLRLAIAGASKEEKALAATQVEQARASLNQQQVDVGELTIHSSISGQVTTRVAELGENFSAGAPLFAIVDIDHPWFTFNLREDLLKGLKIGDHFYVTVPALGPDKVEVKVTVLNAQGQYATWRATRATGDFDLRTFEVRAEPVTPPAGLRPGMSVLASWPFEGL from the coding sequence ATGAAGAAGGCGGTTAGAGCACTCGTTGGAATTTGTGTCCTTGCAGCGCTTGGTGTGCTTCTCTGGTTTGCAACGCGGCCGCCACCACTGGTCGTCCAAGGCGAAGTTTCCGCAAATCGGGTGGATATCAGCCCGCGCGTCGGCGGGCGCGTCGCGAAGCTCAACCTCGAAGTCGGCGACATGGTCAAGCAGGGCGACGTCATCGCCACCCTGGAAAGCCCGCAGCTGATGGCATCCATGCATATGGCGGAAGCCGCCCTCGCCGTCTCCGAGGCGGACCTCGTCCGCGTCAACAGCACCCGGCCGGAGACGATCGACGCGGCCAAGGCGGAACTGGCCGCCGCAAATGCCGATGTGGTGCTTTATCAGGAAGAGTCGGCGCGGCAGGCGAGACTCATCAGCACCGGCGCCTCCAGCCAGGCGCTGGTCGATCAGGCGAGCAGAAACCTCGATGCCGCCATCCGCAAAAAGGAATCCGCGGATGCGAACCTCCGGCTTGCCATCGCCGGCGCCAGCAAGGAGGAAAAGGCCCTGGCAGCCACGCAGGTCGAGCAGGCGCGCGCATCGCTGAACCAACAGCAGGTCGACGTCGGCGAACTGACGATACACTCTTCCATCTCGGGACAGGTGACGACGCGCGTTGCCGAGCTGGGAGAGAATTTCTCGGCGGGTGCGCCGCTGTTTGCCATCGTCGATATCGACCACCCGTGGTTCACCTTCAATCTTCGCGAGGATCTGCTCAAGGGGCTGAAGATCGGCGACCATTTCTACGTCACGGTCCCTGCCCTCGGTCCTGACAAGGTCGAGGTCAAGGTCACGGTGCTGAACGCGCAGGGCCAGTATGCCACCTGGAGAGCGACGCGTGCGACGGGCGATTTCGACCTTCGGACCTTCGAGGTTCGCGCGGAACCCGTCACCCCGCCTGCGGGCCTTCGGCCCGGAATGAGCGTCCTGGCGTCATGGCCTTTCGAGGGCCTGTGA